The Pocillopora verrucosa isolate sample1 chromosome 2, ASM3666991v2, whole genome shotgun sequence genome has a segment encoding these proteins:
- the LOC131790280 gene encoding uncharacterized protein isoform X5: MDPLEVLRGSELDDDGLMDPPLQIMTETSESEGSDEILFEPPPMFASSDEAEVKEEVEDSDVFENGYEGDLPSPVIPSSLLEVQPQEDKRFHNLALEVWTEDDCVDWLDFIGLGHFATEFREHHVDGRVLKNINFQLLEEIGINSPDEREVILSEIYRRFHPEEEDMFEMEIQGALQSASEKEKMKIMAVLNALRSPAFQAELGLDTSTGSSSPHGSEAGFYMGAETGSISSGVTTGSEDHSQDINMPPPPPPPSWSQTAKKTKSLGRELDDYEIIPRAGKSKKPGKTSKDKDKSGEKSSKSEKHGRKEKKHKRVTRLLDSLSLSTSSSKLTKLFHHSSSSSSSATKKLNPTMQYLLQAGPQGLIRIWPTALSEEMNYCSFMVNMTTTSAEIIKLVFEKYELVDDPRRYYVCEMGLGKGGSRHDLTDADCPLLRQCRWTDPDKQRFELRSRDEGVIKMLFELEGYEDDLDYRSIPLSAKTPCTEALELIVKKFQLPGKANEYYLVEVSEECEDDREEVADHVCPLRLQMAWSAPDHVFRLCRRPTDSSTDVNDDNKDTVDGWMTDATEDASQEPGITSEVSSVRDEDELEFAPVPGSVEGNEIKEEISEDLMEGLNELDQVIDEESEVIASQELEAVRHELAAKEEELKELRLRSDTLNEREDELISLRRENEELKMRSVARGKLSEKDESLVEKDHALEELRQENKELRRRIDDLEEKLKNETALRDREIERLYARNNELSSNEKELENLRQLRDTCDSQEKELEKLRLMNQESSSGQNELASRLAELKQKHNELLMEVNEMEKLKQVNRELTRKVDEGDMFRQELEKSQAQKKELVEKLKELERERRESKKGENDRVENLRQKNLEVAAKSKDAEEMKTNIIKLTAQMREMEKQSQERANKLQKELEDAASEKQQLLDRIAELEESERSQAQKKDAENNAKEVEDLKLENIFLVERTKEVDELKSAVAKLAAEAKENESFKQKYKELRDVETYLTKQVSTAETIARQKDKKLKESENKINTLTEAVKDMEAKLEEHEQNKLYLDQLLAMLKDRDPTLLHVINTSLASSEQEEWC; the protein is encoded by the exons CCACAAGAAGATAAAAGATTTCACAACCTTGCTTTAGAGGTGTGGACAGAAGATGATTGTGTGGACTGGTTAGATTTCATTGGTTTGGGACATTTTGCAACAGAGTTCAGAG aGCATCATGTGGATGGAAGAGTCTTAAAAAACATCAATTTCCAGTTACTTG AGGAGATTGGCATTAATTCTCCTGATGAGCGTGAAGTTATCCTCTCTGAGATATACAGACGTTTCCACCCTGAAGAAGAGGACATGTTTGAAATGGAGATTCAAG GTGCTCTGCAGTCTGCCTCTGAGAAAGAGAAGATGAAAATTATGGCAGTCCTTAATGCTTTACGATCTCCAGCATTCCAAGCAGAACTTGGACTGGACACTTCCACAGGTTCTTCTTCACCTCACGGAAGTGAAGCAGGTTTTTATATGGGAGCAGAAACTGGGTCAATATCCAGTGGTGTCACAACAGGCAGTGAGGATCATTCTCAGGATATCAACATGCCTCCTCCACCGCCTCCACCCTCATGGTCACAgacagcaaagaaaacaaaaagcttGGGTAGAGAACTTGAT GACTATGAAATAATACCTAGGGCTGGGAAATCAAAGAAGCCTGGAAAGACCTCTAAAGACAAGGACAAGTCGGgagaaaaaagttcaaaaagtgAGAAGCATGGAcgcaaggaaaagaaacacaaaag GGTGACAAGACTTCTGGACAGCTTATCTCTAAGTACAAGTTCGTCCAAGCTGACCAAGCTCTTCCACCACTCGTCCTCGTCTTCCTCATCAGCGACAAAGAAACTCAATCCCACAATGCAGTATCTTCTGCAGGCTGGTCCCCAGGGATTGATTCGAATATGGCCGACAGCTCTCTCTGAGGAGATGAATTATTGCAGTTTCATGGTCAACATGACCACTACAAGTGCTGAGATTATCAAACTTGTCTTTGAGAAATACGAGTTAGTGGACGATCCACGGAGGTATTATGTTTGTGAAATGGGATTAGGAAAAGGAG GTTCACGCCATGATCTTACTGATGCAGATTGTCCTCTGTTACGTCAGTGTCGTTGGACTGATCCTGACAAACAGCGCTTTGAATTGAGGAGCAGAGATGAAGGAGTGATTAAG atgttgTTTGAACTCGAAGGGTACGAAGACGATTTAGACTACCGATCCATTCCCTTATCAGCCAAGACTCCATGTACAGAAGCGCTAGAACTGATTGTCAAGAAGTTTCAGTTGCCTGGGAAGGCTAACGAGTACTATTTGGTGGAAGTGTCTGAGGAATGTGAAG ATGATAGAGAGGAGGTAGCTGATCACGTATGCCCTCTGAGACTGCAAATGGCGTGGAGTGCACCCGATCACGTGTTCAGGCTTTGTAGACGACCAACAGATAGTTCAACTGAtgttaatgatgataataaagatACAGTTGATGGATG GATGACAGATGCTACTGAAGATGCCTCTCAAGAACCAGGCATTACCTCAGAAGTGTCTTCGGTTCGCGATGAAGACGAGCTGGAGTTTGCACCTGTCCCAGGAAGTGTAGAAGGGAACGAAATCAAGGAGGAAATCAGTGAGGATTTGATGGAGGGTTTGAACGAGCTGGATCAGGTCATCGACGAGGAATCCGAGGTGATCGCTTCTCAGGAGTTAGAGGCTGTCCGTCATGAGCTTGCCGCCAAAGAAGAGGAGTTGAAAGAGCTACGTTTACGAAGTGACACGCTTAATGAGAGAGAGGACGAACTGATAAGCTTGCGGCGAGAGAATGAGGAACTCAAAATGCGAAGCGTAGCGCGCGGCAAGCTGTCAGAGAAGGACGAGTCTTTGGTCGAGAAAGACCATGCGTTGGAGGAGCTTCGACAAGAGAATAAAGAATTGCGGAGAAGAATTGATGACCTCGAGGAAAAGCTTAAGAATGAAACGGCTTTGCGAGATCGCGAAATCGAAAGGCTTTACGCTCGAAACAACGAACTCTCGTCCAACGAAAAGGAGCTGGAGAATTTGAGACAGTTACGCGATACCTGTGATTCTCAAGAAAAGGAACTAGAGAAGCTAAGACTTATGAATCAAGAGTCCAGCTCTGGTCAAAATGAGCTTGCTTCGAGACTTGCAGAACTGAAGCAAAAGCACAATGAATTGTTAATGGAAGTAAATGAAATGGAGAAATTGAAGCAAGTTAACCGAGAACTCACTCGCAAAGTTGACGAGGGCGATATGTTTCGACAGGAGTTGGAGAAAAGCCAAGCACAGAAGAAAGAGTTGGTTGAGAAGTTGAAGGAGTTAGAGCGCGAGAGAAGAGAATCCAAAAAAGGTGAAAACGACAGAGTGGAAAACTTGAGACAGAAAAACCTAGAGGTAGCAGCTAAGAGCAAGGACGCAGAggagatgaaaacaaatattatcaAGTTGACCGCCCAGATGCGTGAAATGGAAAAACAGAGCCAAGAGAGGGCGAACAAGCTGCAGAAAGAGCTGGAGGATGCCGCTTCCGAGAAACAACAGCTGTTGGACAGGATAGCCGAGTTGGAAGAAAGCGAAAGGAGTCAGGCTCAAAAGAAAGATGCGGAGAACAACGCAAAGGAGGTTGAGGATTTAAAACTCGAGAACATCTTCTTGGTTGAAAGGACGAAAGAAGTCGATGAACTGAAGTCAGCTGTGGCCAAACTAGCGGCAGAAGCCAAGGAAAACGAGTCCTTTAAACAGAAGTACAAAGAGCTTCGTGATGTGGAGACT TATTTAACCAAACAGGTAAGCACCGCAGAAACAATTGCtcgacaaaaagacaaaaagctgAAGGAATCAGAAAACAAGATAAATACTTTG ACTGAAGCTGTAAAAGACATGGAAGCCAAGCTGGAGGAACATGAACAAAATAAGTTATACCTAGACCAGCTATTGGCCATGCTGAAGGACAGGGACCCCACCCTCTTGCACGTCATCAACACTTCGCTTGCGTCAAG tgaACAAGAGGAATGGTGCTGA
- the LOC131790280 gene encoding uncharacterized protein isoform X4 codes for MFTLEVVQRPMQFVIEVDVGVLRGSELDDDGLMDPPLQIMTETSESEGSDEILFEPPPMFASSDEAEVKEEVEDSDVFENGYEGDLPSPVIPSSLLEVQPQEDKRFHNLALEVWTEDDCVDWLDFIGLGHFATEFREHHVDGRVLKNINFQLLEEIGINSPDEREVILSEIYRRFHPEEEDMFEMEIQGALQSASEKEKMKIMAVLNALRSPAFQAELGLDTSTGSSSPHGSEAGFYMGAETGSISSGVTTGSEDHSQDINMPPPPPPPSWSQTAKKTKSLGRELDDYEIIPRAGKSKKPGKTSKDKDKSGEKSSKSEKHGRKEKKHKRVTRLLDSLSLSTSSSKLTKLFHHSSSSSSSATKKLNPTMQYLLQAGPQGLIRIWPTALSEEMNYCSFMVNMTTTSAEIIKLVFEKYELVDDPRRYYVCEMGLGKGGSRHDLTDADCPLLRQCRWTDPDKQRFELRSRDEGVIKMLFELEGYEDDLDYRSIPLSAKTPCTEALELIVKKFQLPGKANEYYLVEVSEECEDDREEVADHVCPLRLQMAWSAPDHVFRLCRRPTDSSTDVNDDNKDTVDGWMTDATEDASQEPGITSEVSSVRDEDELEFAPVPGSVEGNEIKEEISEDLMEGLNELDQVIDEESEVIASQELEAVRHELAAKEEELKELRLRSDTLNEREDELISLRRENEELKMRSVARGKLSEKDESLVEKDHALEELRQENKELRRRIDDLEEKLKNETALRDREIERLYARNNELSSNEKELENLRQLRDTCDSQEKELEKLRLMNQESSSGQNELASRLAELKQKHNELLMEVNEMEKLKQVNRELTRKVDEGDMFRQELEKSQAQKKELVEKLKELERERRESKKGENDRVENLRQKNLEVAAKSKDAEEMKTNIIKLTAQMREMEKQSQERANKLQKELEDAASEKQQLLDRIAELEESERSQAQKKDAENNAKEVEDLKLENIFLVERTKEVDELKSAVAKLAAEAKENESFKQKYKELRDVETYLTKQVSTAETIARQKDKKLKESENKINTLTEAVKDMEAKLEEHEQNKLYLDQLLAMLKDRDPTLLHVINTSLASSEQEEWC; via the exons CCACAAGAAGATAAAAGATTTCACAACCTTGCTTTAGAGGTGTGGACAGAAGATGATTGTGTGGACTGGTTAGATTTCATTGGTTTGGGACATTTTGCAACAGAGTTCAGAG aGCATCATGTGGATGGAAGAGTCTTAAAAAACATCAATTTCCAGTTACTTG AGGAGATTGGCATTAATTCTCCTGATGAGCGTGAAGTTATCCTCTCTGAGATATACAGACGTTTCCACCCTGAAGAAGAGGACATGTTTGAAATGGAGATTCAAG GTGCTCTGCAGTCTGCCTCTGAGAAAGAGAAGATGAAAATTATGGCAGTCCTTAATGCTTTACGATCTCCAGCATTCCAAGCAGAACTTGGACTGGACACTTCCACAGGTTCTTCTTCACCTCACGGAAGTGAAGCAGGTTTTTATATGGGAGCAGAAACTGGGTCAATATCCAGTGGTGTCACAACAGGCAGTGAGGATCATTCTCAGGATATCAACATGCCTCCTCCACCGCCTCCACCCTCATGGTCACAgacagcaaagaaaacaaaaagcttGGGTAGAGAACTTGAT GACTATGAAATAATACCTAGGGCTGGGAAATCAAAGAAGCCTGGAAAGACCTCTAAAGACAAGGACAAGTCGGgagaaaaaagttcaaaaagtgAGAAGCATGGAcgcaaggaaaagaaacacaaaag GGTGACAAGACTTCTGGACAGCTTATCTCTAAGTACAAGTTCGTCCAAGCTGACCAAGCTCTTCCACCACTCGTCCTCGTCTTCCTCATCAGCGACAAAGAAACTCAATCCCACAATGCAGTATCTTCTGCAGGCTGGTCCCCAGGGATTGATTCGAATATGGCCGACAGCTCTCTCTGAGGAGATGAATTATTGCAGTTTCATGGTCAACATGACCACTACAAGTGCTGAGATTATCAAACTTGTCTTTGAGAAATACGAGTTAGTGGACGATCCACGGAGGTATTATGTTTGTGAAATGGGATTAGGAAAAGGAG GTTCACGCCATGATCTTACTGATGCAGATTGTCCTCTGTTACGTCAGTGTCGTTGGACTGATCCTGACAAACAGCGCTTTGAATTGAGGAGCAGAGATGAAGGAGTGATTAAG atgttgTTTGAACTCGAAGGGTACGAAGACGATTTAGACTACCGATCCATTCCCTTATCAGCCAAGACTCCATGTACAGAAGCGCTAGAACTGATTGTCAAGAAGTTTCAGTTGCCTGGGAAGGCTAACGAGTACTATTTGGTGGAAGTGTCTGAGGAATGTGAAG ATGATAGAGAGGAGGTAGCTGATCACGTATGCCCTCTGAGACTGCAAATGGCGTGGAGTGCACCCGATCACGTGTTCAGGCTTTGTAGACGACCAACAGATAGTTCAACTGAtgttaatgatgataataaagatACAGTTGATGGATG GATGACAGATGCTACTGAAGATGCCTCTCAAGAACCAGGCATTACCTCAGAAGTGTCTTCGGTTCGCGATGAAGACGAGCTGGAGTTTGCACCTGTCCCAGGAAGTGTAGAAGGGAACGAAATCAAGGAGGAAATCAGTGAGGATTTGATGGAGGGTTTGAACGAGCTGGATCAGGTCATCGACGAGGAATCCGAGGTGATCGCTTCTCAGGAGTTAGAGGCTGTCCGTCATGAGCTTGCCGCCAAAGAAGAGGAGTTGAAAGAGCTACGTTTACGAAGTGACACGCTTAATGAGAGAGAGGACGAACTGATAAGCTTGCGGCGAGAGAATGAGGAACTCAAAATGCGAAGCGTAGCGCGCGGCAAGCTGTCAGAGAAGGACGAGTCTTTGGTCGAGAAAGACCATGCGTTGGAGGAGCTTCGACAAGAGAATAAAGAATTGCGGAGAAGAATTGATGACCTCGAGGAAAAGCTTAAGAATGAAACGGCTTTGCGAGATCGCGAAATCGAAAGGCTTTACGCTCGAAACAACGAACTCTCGTCCAACGAAAAGGAGCTGGAGAATTTGAGACAGTTACGCGATACCTGTGATTCTCAAGAAAAGGAACTAGAGAAGCTAAGACTTATGAATCAAGAGTCCAGCTCTGGTCAAAATGAGCTTGCTTCGAGACTTGCAGAACTGAAGCAAAAGCACAATGAATTGTTAATGGAAGTAAATGAAATGGAGAAATTGAAGCAAGTTAACCGAGAACTCACTCGCAAAGTTGACGAGGGCGATATGTTTCGACAGGAGTTGGAGAAAAGCCAAGCACAGAAGAAAGAGTTGGTTGAGAAGTTGAAGGAGTTAGAGCGCGAGAGAAGAGAATCCAAAAAAGGTGAAAACGACAGAGTGGAAAACTTGAGACAGAAAAACCTAGAGGTAGCAGCTAAGAGCAAGGACGCAGAggagatgaaaacaaatattatcaAGTTGACCGCCCAGATGCGTGAAATGGAAAAACAGAGCCAAGAGAGGGCGAACAAGCTGCAGAAAGAGCTGGAGGATGCCGCTTCCGAGAAACAACAGCTGTTGGACAGGATAGCCGAGTTGGAAGAAAGCGAAAGGAGTCAGGCTCAAAAGAAAGATGCGGAGAACAACGCAAAGGAGGTTGAGGATTTAAAACTCGAGAACATCTTCTTGGTTGAAAGGACGAAAGAAGTCGATGAACTGAAGTCAGCTGTGGCCAAACTAGCGGCAGAAGCCAAGGAAAACGAGTCCTTTAAACAGAAGTACAAAGAGCTTCGTGATGTGGAGACT TATTTAACCAAACAGGTAAGCACCGCAGAAACAATTGCtcgacaaaaagacaaaaagctgAAGGAATCAGAAAACAAGATAAATACTTTG ACTGAAGCTGTAAAAGACATGGAAGCCAAGCTGGAGGAACATGAACAAAATAAGTTATACCTAGACCAGCTATTGGCCATGCTGAAGGACAGGGACCCCACCCTCTTGCACGTCATCAACACTTCGCTTGCGTCAAG tgaACAAGAGGAATGGTGCTGA
- the LOC131790280 gene encoding uncharacterized protein isoform X3, protein MSVAKLGSLSHGRQTESFDCKINLQFTVLRGSELDDDGLMDPPLQIMTETSESEGSDEILFEPPPMFASSDEAEVKEEVEDSDVFENGYEGDLPSPVIPSSLLEVQPQEDKRFHNLALEVWTEDDCVDWLDFIGLGHFATEFREHHVDGRVLKNINFQLLEEIGINSPDEREVILSEIYRRFHPEEEDMFEMEIQGALQSASEKEKMKIMAVLNALRSPAFQAELGLDTSTGSSSPHGSEAGFYMGAETGSISSGVTTGSEDHSQDINMPPPPPPPSWSQTAKKTKSLGRELDDYEIIPRAGKSKKPGKTSKDKDKSGEKSSKSEKHGRKEKKHKRVTRLLDSLSLSTSSSKLTKLFHHSSSSSSSATKKLNPTMQYLLQAGPQGLIRIWPTALSEEMNYCSFMVNMTTTSAEIIKLVFEKYELVDDPRRYYVCEMGLGKGGSRHDLTDADCPLLRQCRWTDPDKQRFELRSRDEGVIKMLFELEGYEDDLDYRSIPLSAKTPCTEALELIVKKFQLPGKANEYYLVEVSEECEDDREEVADHVCPLRLQMAWSAPDHVFRLCRRPTDSSTDVNDDNKDTVDGWMTDATEDASQEPGITSEVSSVRDEDELEFAPVPGSVEGNEIKEEISEDLMEGLNELDQVIDEESEVIASQELEAVRHELAAKEEELKELRLRSDTLNEREDELISLRRENEELKMRSVARGKLSEKDESLVEKDHALEELRQENKELRRRIDDLEEKLKNETALRDREIERLYARNNELSSNEKELENLRQLRDTCDSQEKELEKLRLMNQESSSGQNELASRLAELKQKHNELLMEVNEMEKLKQVNRELTRKVDEGDMFRQELEKSQAQKKELVEKLKELERERRESKKGENDRVENLRQKNLEVAAKSKDAEEMKTNIIKLTAQMREMEKQSQERANKLQKELEDAASEKQQLLDRIAELEESERSQAQKKDAENNAKEVEDLKLENIFLVERTKEVDELKSAVAKLAAEAKENESFKQKYKELRDVETYLTKQVSTAETIARQKDKKLKESENKINTLTEAVKDMEAKLEEHEQNKLYLDQLLAMLKDRDPTLLHVINTSLASSEQEEWC, encoded by the exons CCACAAGAAGATAAAAGATTTCACAACCTTGCTTTAGAGGTGTGGACAGAAGATGATTGTGTGGACTGGTTAGATTTCATTGGTTTGGGACATTTTGCAACAGAGTTCAGAG aGCATCATGTGGATGGAAGAGTCTTAAAAAACATCAATTTCCAGTTACTTG AGGAGATTGGCATTAATTCTCCTGATGAGCGTGAAGTTATCCTCTCTGAGATATACAGACGTTTCCACCCTGAAGAAGAGGACATGTTTGAAATGGAGATTCAAG GTGCTCTGCAGTCTGCCTCTGAGAAAGAGAAGATGAAAATTATGGCAGTCCTTAATGCTTTACGATCTCCAGCATTCCAAGCAGAACTTGGACTGGACACTTCCACAGGTTCTTCTTCACCTCACGGAAGTGAAGCAGGTTTTTATATGGGAGCAGAAACTGGGTCAATATCCAGTGGTGTCACAACAGGCAGTGAGGATCATTCTCAGGATATCAACATGCCTCCTCCACCGCCTCCACCCTCATGGTCACAgacagcaaagaaaacaaaaagcttGGGTAGAGAACTTGAT GACTATGAAATAATACCTAGGGCTGGGAAATCAAAGAAGCCTGGAAAGACCTCTAAAGACAAGGACAAGTCGGgagaaaaaagttcaaaaagtgAGAAGCATGGAcgcaaggaaaagaaacacaaaag GGTGACAAGACTTCTGGACAGCTTATCTCTAAGTACAAGTTCGTCCAAGCTGACCAAGCTCTTCCACCACTCGTCCTCGTCTTCCTCATCAGCGACAAAGAAACTCAATCCCACAATGCAGTATCTTCTGCAGGCTGGTCCCCAGGGATTGATTCGAATATGGCCGACAGCTCTCTCTGAGGAGATGAATTATTGCAGTTTCATGGTCAACATGACCACTACAAGTGCTGAGATTATCAAACTTGTCTTTGAGAAATACGAGTTAGTGGACGATCCACGGAGGTATTATGTTTGTGAAATGGGATTAGGAAAAGGAG GTTCACGCCATGATCTTACTGATGCAGATTGTCCTCTGTTACGTCAGTGTCGTTGGACTGATCCTGACAAACAGCGCTTTGAATTGAGGAGCAGAGATGAAGGAGTGATTAAG atgttgTTTGAACTCGAAGGGTACGAAGACGATTTAGACTACCGATCCATTCCCTTATCAGCCAAGACTCCATGTACAGAAGCGCTAGAACTGATTGTCAAGAAGTTTCAGTTGCCTGGGAAGGCTAACGAGTACTATTTGGTGGAAGTGTCTGAGGAATGTGAAG ATGATAGAGAGGAGGTAGCTGATCACGTATGCCCTCTGAGACTGCAAATGGCGTGGAGTGCACCCGATCACGTGTTCAGGCTTTGTAGACGACCAACAGATAGTTCAACTGAtgttaatgatgataataaagatACAGTTGATGGATG GATGACAGATGCTACTGAAGATGCCTCTCAAGAACCAGGCATTACCTCAGAAGTGTCTTCGGTTCGCGATGAAGACGAGCTGGAGTTTGCACCTGTCCCAGGAAGTGTAGAAGGGAACGAAATCAAGGAGGAAATCAGTGAGGATTTGATGGAGGGTTTGAACGAGCTGGATCAGGTCATCGACGAGGAATCCGAGGTGATCGCTTCTCAGGAGTTAGAGGCTGTCCGTCATGAGCTTGCCGCCAAAGAAGAGGAGTTGAAAGAGCTACGTTTACGAAGTGACACGCTTAATGAGAGAGAGGACGAACTGATAAGCTTGCGGCGAGAGAATGAGGAACTCAAAATGCGAAGCGTAGCGCGCGGCAAGCTGTCAGAGAAGGACGAGTCTTTGGTCGAGAAAGACCATGCGTTGGAGGAGCTTCGACAAGAGAATAAAGAATTGCGGAGAAGAATTGATGACCTCGAGGAAAAGCTTAAGAATGAAACGGCTTTGCGAGATCGCGAAATCGAAAGGCTTTACGCTCGAAACAACGAACTCTCGTCCAACGAAAAGGAGCTGGAGAATTTGAGACAGTTACGCGATACCTGTGATTCTCAAGAAAAGGAACTAGAGAAGCTAAGACTTATGAATCAAGAGTCCAGCTCTGGTCAAAATGAGCTTGCTTCGAGACTTGCAGAACTGAAGCAAAAGCACAATGAATTGTTAATGGAAGTAAATGAAATGGAGAAATTGAAGCAAGTTAACCGAGAACTCACTCGCAAAGTTGACGAGGGCGATATGTTTCGACAGGAGTTGGAGAAAAGCCAAGCACAGAAGAAAGAGTTGGTTGAGAAGTTGAAGGAGTTAGAGCGCGAGAGAAGAGAATCCAAAAAAGGTGAAAACGACAGAGTGGAAAACTTGAGACAGAAAAACCTAGAGGTAGCAGCTAAGAGCAAGGACGCAGAggagatgaaaacaaatattatcaAGTTGACCGCCCAGATGCGTGAAATGGAAAAACAGAGCCAAGAGAGGGCGAACAAGCTGCAGAAAGAGCTGGAGGATGCCGCTTCCGAGAAACAACAGCTGTTGGACAGGATAGCCGAGTTGGAAGAAAGCGAAAGGAGTCAGGCTCAAAAGAAAGATGCGGAGAACAACGCAAAGGAGGTTGAGGATTTAAAACTCGAGAACATCTTCTTGGTTGAAAGGACGAAAGAAGTCGATGAACTGAAGTCAGCTGTGGCCAAACTAGCGGCAGAAGCCAAGGAAAACGAGTCCTTTAAACAGAAGTACAAAGAGCTTCGTGATGTGGAGACT TATTTAACCAAACAGGTAAGCACCGCAGAAACAATTGCtcgacaaaaagacaaaaagctgAAGGAATCAGAAAACAAGATAAATACTTTG ACTGAAGCTGTAAAAGACATGGAAGCCAAGCTGGAGGAACATGAACAAAATAAGTTATACCTAGACCAGCTATTGGCCATGCTGAAGGACAGGGACCCCACCCTCTTGCACGTCATCAACACTTCGCTTGCGTCAAG tgaACAAGAGGAATGGTGCTGA